From the Manihot esculenta cultivar AM560-2 chromosome 3, M.esculenta_v8, whole genome shotgun sequence genome, one window contains:
- the LOC110610629 gene encoding thiamine-repressible mitochondrial transport protein THI74 isoform X2 has product MGWKYQAGLGLIGTVVFIWVASAEVTQNIFETYKQPFALTYLGVSLMVVYLPIAFIKDWFCSLFHIYLLNDIGNGSSVACSSTGLDVPLTINDMYQVPETEASCCLVTDKDLREREEGWPVLVRKGEEEPPSPGQNCKLNSLEVAKCSLCLAPIWFVTEDSINVAKLVAVFISMAGVAMTTVGKTSAADEILSVSEARRHSIMGDIFGLFSAISSGLFTVLLKRCAGSEGEKLDMQKFLGYVGLFTLLGLWWLLFPLNALGIEPAFKLPHPMYVGEVLLLNGFIGSVLSDYFWALSVIWTTPLVATLGISLTIPLAMVADMVIHGRHYSAVYIFGCIQVFAGFILANISDKFSFKRELWQS; this is encoded by the exons ATGGGGTGGAAGTATCAAGCTGGGTTGGGATTGATTGGCACAGTTGTGTTCATATGGGTTGCTTCTGCGGAGGTCACTCAG AACATCTTTGAAACGTATAAACAGCCATTTGCACTCACATATCTTGGGGTGTCTCTTATGGTGGTCTATTTACCCATAGCGTTTATAAAAGACTGGTTCTGTAGTTTGTTCCACATTTACTTGTTGAATGATATCGGCAATGGCAGCTCTGTTGCTTGCTCTTCTACTGGACTTGATGTTCCGCTTACAATTAATGATATGTACCAAGTGCCGGAGACTGAAGCCAGTTGCTGCCTAGTAACTGACAAGGACCTCCGTGAAAGGGAGGAGGGATGGCCCGTGCTTGTGAGGAAAGGGGAAGAAGAACCTCCTTCGCCTGGACAGAATTGCAAACTTAATTCATTGGAAGTTGCCAAATGCAGTTTATGTCTTGCTCCAATCTGGTTTGTAACAGAG GATTCCATAAATGTTGCCAAGTTGGTTGCTGTTTTTATCAGCATGGCTGGTGTTGCCATGACTACAGTTGGAAAAACTTCAGCAGCCGATGAAATTCTTAGTGTTTCTGA GGCAAGAAGGCATTCAATCATGGGGGACATATTTGGCCTTTTCTCAGCGATATCATCTGGCTTATTTACAG TGCTGCTCAAGAGATGTGCCGGATCAGAAGGCGAGAAGCTTGATATGCAAAAGTTCCTTGGCTATGTTGGTCTTTTCACTCTTCTTGGGCTTTGGTGGCTTT TGTTTCCACTGAATGCTCTGGGGATCGAACCGGCATTCAAGTTGCCACATCCAATGTACGTTGGTGAAGTTTTGCTGTTGAATGGCTTTATAGGGAGTGTTCTATCAGATTACTTCTG GGCACTTTCTGTGATTTGGACGACTCCACTGGTCGCAACATTGGGCATTTCCTTGACAATACCCCTTGCAATGGTGGCTGACATGGTTATTCATGGCCGACACTACTCCGCTGTCTACATCTTTGGATGTATTCAG GTTTTTGCAGGTTTCATCTTAGCCAACATTTCGGACAAATTTTCCTTCAAGAGGGAGTTATGGCAGTCATGA
- the LOC110610658 gene encoding uncharacterized protein LOC110610658, producing MTICVCSCSKPLILAKPIHKMSFSVSTKRLPINLGVVPSATTISTTSRCFRVVASTVDSYESSSNFVKRMEQAWLISQQPRPVSCISCSSNGHVECKWCAGTGFFILGDNMLCQVPSRNTTCVICAGKGSMRCSDCKGTGFRAKWLEEPPISNSK from the exons ATGACGATTTGTGTGTGTTCTTGTAGCAAGCCTCTGATTCTGGCCAAACCCATTCACAAAATGAGCTTCTCGGTATCTACCAAGAGACTACCAATCAATTTGGGGGTTGTGCCTTCTGCTACAACCATCTCCACGACTTCTAGGTGTTTTCGGGTTGTGGCTTCAACGGTGGATTCATATGAAAGCTCCTCTAATTTCGTTAAACGCATGGAACAAGCTTGGTTAATTTCACAG CAACCAAGACCAGTTTCATGCATTTCTTGCAGCTCAAATGGGCACGTTGAATGCAAatggtgtgcaggtacaggctTCTTCATTCTTGGTGATAATATGCTCTGTCAAGTCCCCTCCAGAAACACAACCTGTGTCATTTGTGCTGGGAAG GGGTCAATGCGCTGCTCTGATTGTAAAGGAACAGGCTTTCGTGCCAAGTGGTTGGAGGAGCCTCCAATCTCCAACTCCAAGTAG
- the LOC110611114 gene encoding uncharacterized protein At5g23160 — MDDDDNHPKPNSKTTFFLGCFGFSGKHHVSRKKSAKFDHKRSWFSRSRTFLLKQSVTKTVPVEYSAAVSEKLLTTLKKSSKPKRKSSSDEIPSKRKTPASQDKFPATDSKVDATSDQASRQSPHKTSHSSEQNIILENGKLLDSAKQLSFRRKIDTLRNSSCSQPGSPNPGTNATAPTIHRLTSFPATNPPEKTRVNTKKKPRKENGKIDKGFDPLIGMSVLMVTLIIMFLWGRLCAILCTSAWLYFVARLSKPTPNGTVKNGLVSGEPDLNPEEQKKRVVLEGFLERNHRRSPPS; from the exons ATGGACGACGACGATAACCATCCCAAACCCAACTCCAAAACAACTTTCTTTCTGGGTTGTTTTGGATTTTCCGGGAAACATCACGTTTCCCGGAAAAAATCAGCAAAATTCGATCACAAGCGTAGTTGGTTTTCTCGATCAAGAACGTTTCTCTTAAAACAATCCGTCACCAAAACCGTTCCTGTTGAATACTCTGCAGCTGTATCAGAGAAACTTCTGACAACATTAAAGAAGTCATCAAAACCGAAGAGGAAATCCTCCTCCGACGAGATCCCTTCAAAGCGTAAAACCCCGGCTTCCCAAGATAAGTTTCCGGCGACTGATTCTAAAGTTGATGCTACTTCAGATCAAGCTTCACGACAAAGTCCCCACAAG ACAAGTCACAGTTCTGAACAGAACATCATCCTTGAGAATGGGAAACTCTTGGATTCTGCTAAACAGCTGTCTTTCCGCCGGAAAATAGACACTTTAAGAAATAGCTCGTGCAGTCAACCCGGTTCACCGAATCCCGGAACCAACGCAACCGCCCCAACAATTCACCGGTTGACATCTTTTCCGGCAACAAACCCGCCAGAAAAAACACGGGTCAATACTAAAAAGAAGCCTCGCAAGGAAAATGGAAAAATTGATAAAGGTTTCGACCCATTGATTGGCATGTCAGTTTTGATGGTAACCCTAATAATAATGTTTCTATGGGGTCGGTTATGTGCGATTCTTTGTACGTCTGCATGGTTATATTTCGTCGCTCGATTAAGCAAACCGACTCCGAATGGGACGGTGAAAAATGGGTTGGTTTCGGGTGAACCGGATTTAAACCCGGAggagcaaaagaagagagtggtTTTGGAGGGGTTTCTCGAGAGGAACCACCGCCGGTCTCCGCCGTCGTAA
- the LOC110610629 gene encoding thiamine-repressible mitochondrial transport protein THI74 isoform X1 gives MGWKYQAGLGLIGTVVFIWVASAEVTQNIFETYKQPFALTYLGVSLMVVYLPIAFIKDWFCSLFHIYLLNDIGNGSSVACSSTGLDVPLTINDMYQVPETEASCCLVTDKDLREREEGWPVLVRKGEEEPPSPGQNCKLNSLEVAKCSLCLAPIWFVTEYLSNSALANTSVASTTVLTSTSALFTLFFGVLLGQDSINVAKLVAVFISMAGVAMTTVGKTSAADEILSVSEARRHSIMGDIFGLFSAISSGLFTVLLKRCAGSEGEKLDMQKFLGYVGLFTLLGLWWLLFPLNALGIEPAFKLPHPMYVGEVLLLNGFIGSVLSDYFWALSVIWTTPLVATLGISLTIPLAMVADMVIHGRHYSAVYIFGCIQVFAGFILANISDKFSFKRELWQS, from the exons ATGGGGTGGAAGTATCAAGCTGGGTTGGGATTGATTGGCACAGTTGTGTTCATATGGGTTGCTTCTGCGGAGGTCACTCAG AACATCTTTGAAACGTATAAACAGCCATTTGCACTCACATATCTTGGGGTGTCTCTTATGGTGGTCTATTTACCCATAGCGTTTATAAAAGACTGGTTCTGTAGTTTGTTCCACATTTACTTGTTGAATGATATCGGCAATGGCAGCTCTGTTGCTTGCTCTTCTACTGGACTTGATGTTCCGCTTACAATTAATGATATGTACCAAGTGCCGGAGACTGAAGCCAGTTGCTGCCTAGTAACTGACAAGGACCTCCGTGAAAGGGAGGAGGGATGGCCCGTGCTTGTGAGGAAAGGGGAAGAAGAACCTCCTTCGCCTGGACAGAATTGCAAACTTAATTCATTGGAAGTTGCCAAATGCAGTTTATGTCTTGCTCCAATCTGGTTTGTAACAGAG TATCTTTCAAACTCCGCTTTAGCAAATACAAGTGTTGCAAGTACAACTGTCTTAACTTCTACTTCGGCGCTCTTTACCCTTTTCTTTGGAGTTTTGCTTGGCCAGGATTCCATAAATGTTGCCAAGTTGGTTGCTGTTTTTATCAGCATGGCTGGTGTTGCCATGACTACAGTTGGAAAAACTTCAGCAGCCGATGAAATTCTTAGTGTTTCTGA GGCAAGAAGGCATTCAATCATGGGGGACATATTTGGCCTTTTCTCAGCGATATCATCTGGCTTATTTACAG TGCTGCTCAAGAGATGTGCCGGATCAGAAGGCGAGAAGCTTGATATGCAAAAGTTCCTTGGCTATGTTGGTCTTTTCACTCTTCTTGGGCTTTGGTGGCTTT TGTTTCCACTGAATGCTCTGGGGATCGAACCGGCATTCAAGTTGCCACATCCAATGTACGTTGGTGAAGTTTTGCTGTTGAATGGCTTTATAGGGAGTGTTCTATCAGATTACTTCTG GGCACTTTCTGTGATTTGGACGACTCCACTGGTCGCAACATTGGGCATTTCCTTGACAATACCCCTTGCAATGGTGGCTGACATGGTTATTCATGGCCGACACTACTCCGCTGTCTACATCTTTGGATGTATTCAG GTTTTTGCAGGTTTCATCTTAGCCAACATTTCGGACAAATTTTCCTTCAAGAGGGAGTTATGGCAGTCATGA
- the LOC110611819 gene encoding monogalactosyldiacylglycerol synthase, chloroplastic, with translation MYQPSKVTQESGPVFDLAGQLGLFAFNTAFQSIKSNGCSSFKSDYLFFDSSVGKTKRKVAASLSFGSRGTSSVKRIWVEFNRVIRFHCQRIPIGFASVGVGSGYSNGDNSNGLRDNGCDVLVERGLPLSGVEAESPKKVLILMSDTGGGHRASAEAIKAAFNEEFGDDYQVFITDLWSEHTPWPFNQLPRSYSFLVKHGPLWKMTYYGTAPRVIHQSNFAATSTFIAREVAKGLMKYQPDVIISVHPLMQHVPLRILRAKGLLQKIAFTTVITDLSTCHPTWFHKLVTRCYCPTTDVAKRALKAGLQPSQIKVYGLPVRPSFVKPVRPKRELRRELGMDEDLPAVLLMGGGEGMGPIEATARALGKALYDENLGEPIGQVLVICGRNKKLANRLHSIDWKIPVQVKGFVTKMEECMGACDCIITKAGPGTIAEAMIRGLPIILNDYIAGQEVGNVPYVVENGCGKFSKSPKEIARIVGQWFGPKADELKAMSQNALKLARPEAVFKIVHDIDELVRQRNLVPQYSCAS, from the exons ATGTATCAACCTTCAAAAGTAACCCAGGAGTCCGGTCCCGTATTTGATCTTGCAGGTCAATTGGGTCTTTTTGCCTTTAATACAGCTTTTCAGAGCATAAAATCAAATGGGTGCTCTTCATTCAAGTCAGATTATTTGTTTTTCGATAGCTCAGTTGGGAAAACGAAGCGCAAAGTTGCTGCTTCCTTGAGCTTCGGTAGTCGGGGAACTTCGAGTGTTAAAAGGATTTGGGTTGAGTTCAATAGGGTCATTAGATTCCACTGTCAGAGAATCCCAATTGGGTTTGCTTCCGTTGGGGTTGGTTCTGGATATAGTAATGGTGATAATAGTAATGGTTTAAGAGACAATGGGTGCGACGTTTTGGTAGAAAGGGGCTTGCCTTTGAGCGGTGTAGAGGCCGAGAGCCCCAAAAAGGTTCTCATTTTGATGAGTGATACCGGGGGTGGCCATCGAGCCTCTGCAGAGGCTATCAAGGCAGCGTTTAATGAGGAATTTGGTGACGACTATCAG GTGTTCATTACTGATTTATGGTCAGAGCATACACCTTGGCCATTTAATCAATTGCCCAGGAGCTATAGTTTCTTGGTGAAACATGGGCCATTGTGGAAAATGACATATTATGGGACTGCACCTCGTGTGATCCACCAATCTAATTTTGCTGCAACTTCTACTTTTATAGCCCG TGAGGTTGCAAAAGGACTGATGAAATACCAACCTGATGTTATTATCAGTGTACATCCACTTATGCAACATGTTCCTCTTCGTATATTGAGGGCAAAGGGTCTTTTGCAGAAGATAGCTTTCACAACTGTAATCACAGATTTAAGCACTTGCCATCCTACATG GTTTCATAAGCTTGTAACCAGATGCTATTGCCCGACAACAGATGTAGCAAAGAGGGCGTTGAAAGCTGGGCTCCAGCCTTCCCAAATTAAGGTTTATGGTCTTCCAGTGCGGCCTTCATTTGTTAAGCCTGTTCGACCAAAG CGTGAACTAAGAAGAGAACTAGGCATGGATGAAGATCTTCCAGCTGTGCTGTTAATGGGCGGAGGGGAGGGGATGGGTCCCATTGAGGCAACTGCAAGGGCGCTAGGAAAGGCTTTATATGATGAGAATCTTGGTGAGCCAATAGGTCAGGTCCTGGTGATATGTGGCCGCAACAAAAAGTTGGCCAACAGATTGCATTCAATTGATTGGAAGATTCCTGTCCAG GTGAAGGGGTTTGTCACTAAAATGGAGGAATGCATGGGAGCTTGTGACTGCATAATAACAAAG GCTGGCCCAGGGACAATTGCAGAAGCAATGATACGAGGCCTCCCTATAATCTTGAATGATTACATTGCTGGGCAA GAAGTAGGGAATGTGCCATATGTGGTGGAAAATGGATGTGGGAAATTTTCAAAGTCACCAAAAGAAATTGCAAGGATTGTTGGTCAATGGTTTGGGCCAAAAGCAGATGAGCTTAAGGCCATGTCACAAAATGCTTTGAAGCTTGCAAGACCAGAAGCTGTATTCAAGATTGTTCATGATATTGATGAACTGGTTAGACAGAGAAATTTAGTACCTCAGTATTCCTGTGCCTcttag
- the LOC110610516 gene encoding ER membrane protein complex subunit 4: MDKGKGVMGSGRRWAVDFTDNSTAPSSRDFPDPPGFSRASQDQDDSTVTKQKKDAEANWKVQKAWEVAQAPFKNLLMMGFMMWMAGNTVHLFSIGITFSALWQPISALQGVGKVFEPYKDSKVDLLGPKLLFIALNLGGLALGIWKLNTLGLLPTHASDWVSSLPPAQEVEYSGGGIPLH; encoded by the exons ATGGACAAAGGAAAAGGAGTGATGGGTTCCGGCCGTAGATGGGCTGTCGATTTCACTGACAATTCAACAGCTCCTTCTTCTCGGGACTTTCCCGATCCTCCTGGTTTCTCTCGCGCTTCGCAAGATCAG GACGATTCAACTGTAACTAAGCAAAAAAAGGATGCTGAAGCTAATTGGAAAGTTCAG AAAGCTTGGGAAGTGGCACAAGCACCTTTCAAGAATTTACTGATGATGGGATTCATGATGTGGATGGCTGGAAACACAGTGCATCTTTTTAGCATTGGTATTACATTTTCAGCTCTTTGGCAGCCAATAAGTGCTCTTCAAGGGGTTGGGAAGG TTTTTGAGCCATACAAAGACAGTAAAGTAGATCTTCTTGGGCCCAAGTTGCTGTTTATTGCCCTTAATCTGGGGGGTTTGGCGCTGGGTATTTGGAAA CTTAACACACTGGGGCTCCTTCCAACTCATGCATCAGACTGGGTCTCATCCTTGCCTCCTGCTCAG GAGGTTGAATATTCAGGTGGTGGCATCCCCCTGCATTAA